One region of Catenuloplanes indicus genomic DNA includes:
- a CDS encoding RNA 2'-phosphotransferase produces the protein MDIKRISKRLSLVLRHRPESIGVTLTADGWIPVPALLAALARHGLPLTRDQLGRVVDENDKKRFTIERTSGGERIRANQGHSVAVELGYAAEAPPGTLYHGTADRNLASIRERGLVKGGRHHVHLSPDPATARTVGTRHGRPVVLTVAAARMAADGHAFFRSANGVWLTDAVPPEYLDVPRS, from the coding sequence ATGGACATCAAGCGGATCAGTAAACGCCTCTCCCTCGTCCTCCGGCACCGCCCGGAGAGCATCGGCGTCACCCTCACCGCGGACGGCTGGATCCCCGTCCCTGCCCTGCTCGCGGCGCTTGCCCGGCACGGGCTCCCGCTGACCCGGGACCAGCTCGGCCGCGTCGTCGACGAGAACGACAAGAAGCGATTCACGATCGAACGGACATCCGGCGGCGAGCGCATCCGGGCGAACCAGGGGCACTCGGTCGCCGTCGAGCTCGGCTACGCGGCCGAGGCGCCGCCGGGCACGCTCTACCACGGGACCGCGGACCGCAACCTCGCGTCGATCCGGGAGCGGGGTCTGGTCAAGGGCGGCCGGCACCACGTGCACCTCTCGCCGGACCCGGCCACGGCCCGGACGGTCGGCACCCGGCACGGCCGGCCGGTCGTGCTCACGGTCGCGGCCGCGCGCATGGCGGCCGATGGGCATGCGTTCTTCCGGAGTGCGAACGGGGTCTGGCTGACCGACGCCGTACCGCCGGAGTACCTCGACGTACCGCGCTCCTAG
- a CDS encoding KamA family radical SAM protein, translating into MSEAVVTSTLHEVRQPYTYTRRPLHEPDWTRLPGWRHTTRDQWESAQWQRAHCIRNIRQLRHVLGDLADDTFYDDLAADQATRATMTMLLPPQMLNTMDTADLRADPIRRYMLPLAGERLPDHPYATRDSLHEHDMWVADGLTHRYPTKVLAELVPTCPQYCGHCTRMDLVGTDTPAVTKLKLALKPVDRHDAHLDYLRAHPTVRDVVVSGGDIANVPWRQLETYLMRLLDLDTVRDIRLATKALAGLPQHWLQPHVVEGLERVARTAARRGVNLAVHTHINHANSITPLVARAAHAMLDIGVRDVRNQGVLLHGVNDTADDLLDLCFALQDDAGILPYYLYLCDMIPGAEHWRLPVHRAQTLQHDIMGYLPGYATPRIVCDVPYVGKRWVHMATGYDRDLGITHWTKNYRTTLTDDTVDARHHYYDPIHTLPRKGRDHWATHC; encoded by the coding sequence ATGTCGGAGGCCGTCGTGACCAGCACACTCCACGAAGTACGGCAGCCCTACACCTACACCCGCCGTCCCCTCCACGAACCCGACTGGACCCGCCTCCCCGGCTGGCGGCACACCACCCGCGACCAGTGGGAATCCGCCCAGTGGCAACGCGCCCACTGCATCCGGAACATCCGCCAGCTGCGGCACGTCCTCGGCGACCTCGCCGACGACACCTTCTACGACGACCTCGCCGCCGACCAGGCGACCCGCGCCACCATGACCATGCTGCTGCCACCCCAGATGCTCAACACCATGGACACCGCCGACCTGCGCGCCGACCCGATCCGCCGCTACATGCTCCCGCTCGCCGGCGAACGGCTACCCGACCACCCGTACGCCACCCGCGACTCACTCCACGAACACGACATGTGGGTCGCCGACGGGCTCACCCACCGCTACCCCACCAAGGTCCTCGCCGAACTCGTCCCCACCTGCCCGCAATACTGCGGGCACTGCACCCGGATGGACCTCGTCGGCACCGACACCCCCGCGGTCACCAAGCTCAAACTCGCGCTCAAACCCGTCGACCGGCACGACGCCCACCTCGACTACCTGCGCGCCCACCCCACGGTCCGCGACGTGGTCGTCTCCGGCGGCGACATCGCCAACGTCCCCTGGCGGCAACTCGAGACCTACCTCATGCGCCTGCTCGACCTCGACACCGTCCGCGACATCCGCCTCGCCACCAAGGCCCTCGCCGGACTACCCCAGCACTGGCTCCAGCCGCACGTCGTCGAAGGCCTCGAACGCGTCGCCCGCACCGCCGCCCGCCGCGGCGTCAACCTCGCCGTCCACACCCACATCAACCACGCGAACAGCATCACCCCGCTGGTCGCCCGCGCCGCACACGCCATGCTCGACATCGGCGTGCGCGACGTCCGCAACCAGGGCGTCCTGCTGCACGGCGTCAACGACACCGCCGACGACCTGCTCGACCTCTGCTTCGCCCTGCAGGACGACGCCGGCATCCTGCCCTACTACCTCTACCTGTGCGACATGATCCCCGGCGCCGAGCACTGGCGGCTGCCCGTCCACCGGGCCCAGACCCTCCAGCACGACATCATGGGATACCTGCCCGGCTACGCCACCCCGCGCATCGTCTGCGACGTCCCCTACGTCGGCAAACGCTGGGTCCACATGGCCACCGGCTACGACCGCGACCTCGGCATCACGCACTGGACCAAGAACTACCGCACCACCCTCACCGACGACACCGTCGACGCCCGCCACCACTACTACGACCCGATCCACACCCTCCCCCGAAAAGGCCGCGACCACTGGGCCACGCACTGCTAA
- a CDS encoding acyl-CoA dehydrogenase family protein, with protein sequence MWIPPSEEARDLLGLVEEIADGELTPPAAADHEARGEFPREIVRTLGRAGLLGLPYPAELGGAGQPYEVYLRVLERLAYRWLTVAEAVSVHTLSCYPAAVHGDDRLRKLVPDMIGGELLGAYCLSEPAGGSDAAALTTRAVRDGDHYVVDGTKAWITHAGSADFYTVFARTGEPGPRGISCLLLDATTTGLAPQPRERLMGLHAGAPAQVVLTGARVPADRLVGAEGQGFRIAMSALDAGRLGIAACAVGLAQAALDHAVAYARERTQFGSRIIDFQGIGFLLADAATGISAARALLYTAARLRDAGLPFSTEAAQAKLFATDTAMRVTTDAVQILGGAGYVTDHPVERWFREAKLLQIVEGTNQIQRLVIARSLAKP encoded by the coding sequence ATGTGGATCCCACCCTCCGAGGAGGCCCGCGACCTGCTCGGCCTCGTCGAAGAGATCGCCGACGGCGAGCTGACCCCGCCGGCCGCCGCCGATCACGAGGCACGCGGCGAGTTCCCCCGCGAGATCGTCCGCACGCTCGGCCGGGCCGGCCTGCTCGGCCTGCCCTACCCCGCGGAGCTGGGCGGCGCCGGCCAGCCCTACGAGGTGTACCTGCGGGTGCTGGAGCGCCTCGCGTACCGGTGGCTGACCGTGGCCGAGGCGGTCAGCGTGCACACGCTCTCCTGCTATCCGGCCGCGGTCCACGGCGACGACCGGCTGCGCAAGCTCGTACCCGACATGATCGGCGGTGAGCTGCTCGGCGCGTACTGCCTGTCCGAGCCGGCCGGCGGCTCCGACGCCGCCGCGCTGACCACGAGGGCGGTCCGGGACGGCGACCACTACGTCGTCGACGGCACCAAGGCCTGGATCACGCACGCCGGCAGCGCCGACTTCTACACCGTCTTCGCCCGCACCGGCGAGCCCGGCCCGCGCGGCATCTCCTGCCTGCTGCTCGACGCCACCACGACCGGCCTCGCGCCACAGCCCCGCGAACGCCTGATGGGCCTGCACGCCGGCGCACCCGCCCAGGTCGTGCTCACCGGCGCCCGGGTGCCCGCCGACCGCCTGGTCGGCGCCGAGGGCCAGGGCTTCCGGATCGCGATGTCCGCGCTCGACGCCGGCCGCCTCGGCATCGCCGCCTGCGCCGTCGGCCTCGCCCAGGCCGCCCTGGACCACGCCGTCGCCTACGCGCGCGAACGCACCCAGTTCGGCTCCCGCATCATCGACTTCCAGGGCATCGGCTTCCTGCTCGCCGACGCCGCCACCGGCATCAGCGCCGCCCGCGCCCTGCTCTACACCGCCGCCCGCCTCCGCGACGCAGGCCTGCCGTTCAGCACCGAGGCCGCCCAGGCCAAACTCTTCGCCACCGACACCGCCATGCGCGTCACCACCGACGCCGTCCAGATCCTCGGCGGCGCCGGCTACGTCACCGACCACCCGGTCGAACGCTGGTTCCGCGAGGCCAAACTCCTTCAGATCGTCGAGGGCACCAACCAGATCCAGCGCCTCGTCATCGCCCGCTCCCTCGCCAAACCCTGA
- a CDS encoding aldo/keto reductase, whose protein sequence is MEYTRLGSTGLKVSRICLGMMTYGSPSWREWVLDAEAGKPIVRRAVELGVTFFDTADMYSVGGSEEVTGRLLRAFFHRRDDYVLATKVYHPMGDGPNDRGLSRKHILSSIDDSLRRLGTDYVDLYQIHRWDYDTPIEETMEALHDVVRAGKARYIGASSMFAWQFAKAQHVAAVNGWTRFVSMQPQYNLVYREEEREMLPLCADQGVGVIPWSPLARGLLAGSRTREGLHTTRARTDAIARDLYTDDDLTVAEELRRIADARSLPPAQVALAWLLSRPVVTAPIVGASRTAHVEDAAAAVTVSLTPEEIAALEAPYRPHAVTDHG, encoded by the coding sequence ATGGAGTACACGCGGCTCGGCTCGACCGGTCTGAAGGTTTCCCGGATCTGCCTCGGCATGATGACCTACGGTTCGCCGTCCTGGCGCGAATGGGTGCTGGACGCGGAGGCCGGCAAGCCGATCGTGCGCCGCGCGGTCGAGCTCGGCGTGACGTTCTTCGACACCGCGGACATGTACTCGGTCGGCGGCAGTGAGGAGGTCACCGGCCGGCTGCTGCGCGCGTTCTTCCACCGCCGGGACGACTACGTGCTGGCGACCAAGGTCTACCACCCGATGGGCGACGGGCCGAACGACCGCGGCCTCTCCAGGAAGCACATCCTCTCCTCGATCGACGACTCGCTGCGCCGGCTCGGCACCGACTACGTCGACCTGTACCAGATCCACCGGTGGGACTACGACACGCCGATCGAGGAGACCATGGAGGCGCTGCACGACGTGGTGCGTGCCGGCAAGGCCCGCTACATCGGCGCGTCCAGCATGTTCGCCTGGCAGTTCGCCAAGGCGCAGCACGTCGCGGCGGTCAACGGCTGGACCCGGTTCGTGTCCATGCAGCCGCAGTACAACCTGGTCTACCGCGAGGAGGAGCGGGAGATGCTGCCGCTCTGCGCGGACCAGGGCGTCGGCGTGATCCCGTGGAGCCCGCTCGCCCGCGGGCTGCTGGCCGGCTCGCGGACCCGGGAGGGCCTGCACACCACCCGGGCCCGGACCGACGCGATCGCCCGCGACCTGTACACCGACGACGATCTCACGGTCGCGGAGGAACTGCGCCGGATCGCGGACGCGCGTTCGCTGCCGCCGGCCCAGGTCGCGCTGGCCTGGTTGCTGTCCCGGCCGGTGGTCACCGCGCCGATCGTGGGCGCGTCCCGGACCGCGCACGTCGAGGACGCGGCCGCGGCGGTCACCGTGTCGCTCACCCCGGAGGAGATCGCGGCGCTCGAGGCGCCGTACCGGCCGCACGCGGTGACCGACCACGGCTGA
- a CDS encoding histidine phosphatase family protein: MAEIVLVRHGQTEWSVAGRHTGRTDIPLTAAGEEQARAIGAKIKGREFAAVLCSPRIRARRTAELAGLGVTAIDDDLAEWDYGAYEGITTAEIHRTDPDWYLWDDGVPGGESPERIGARLDRVLARAREHLRHGDVALVAHGHALRVAGARWIEEPVRVGGRLRLDTATLCRLGFEHGRPVILEWNSR, from the coding sequence ATGGCGGAGATCGTTCTCGTACGGCACGGGCAGACCGAGTGGAGCGTCGCCGGGCGGCACACCGGCCGCACCGACATCCCCCTCACGGCCGCGGGCGAGGAGCAGGCGCGCGCGATCGGCGCGAAGATCAAGGGACGCGAGTTCGCGGCCGTGCTGTGCAGCCCGCGCATCCGCGCGCGGCGGACCGCGGAGCTGGCCGGCCTCGGGGTGACCGCGATCGACGACGACCTGGCCGAGTGGGACTACGGCGCCTATGAGGGCATCACCACGGCCGAGATCCACCGCACCGACCCGGACTGGTACCTCTGGGACGACGGCGTCCCCGGCGGCGAGTCACCGGAGCGGATCGGTGCCCGCCTCGACCGGGTCCTGGCGCGTGCCCGGGAACACCTGCGGCACGGCGACGTCGCGCTGGTCGCGCACGGTCACGCGCTGCGTGTGGCCGGGGCCCGGTGGATCGAGGAGCCGGTCCGCGTCGGCGGGCGGCTCCGGCTGGACACCGCCACGCTGTGCCGGCTCGGGTTCGAGCACGGCCGGCCGGTCATTCTGGAGTGGAACTCGCGCTGA
- a CDS encoding class I SAM-dependent methyltransferase, which translates to MSATSEEHTDPRIVALHDALHPQPREHPFYVDLAAQLPAVSVADVGCGTGRLAAELARRGHRVTAVDPSAPMLDLARRRPIGALVTWLRGDARTLPENAFDLVVLAGGVVSEITDDRELIASFAAVRRALRPGGRLAFDARRYRARDWTRWTRAASYRRLADGAAAWREDARADGDRIRYRAGYRLADGTELAFDREVRLRSDVWYQTVLTEAGFRVDPADDDADGLLVLAAAGPPRRASGLRFERAADRLWAVVDDDTGRPARVPMPDDSLEIIARLRRMGVALDQVVAAARDAGLDWDPAGEVRARSEAGMDEWRRRDREERERRKQAFRDRMAR; encoded by the coding sequence ATGAGCGCCACCTCCGAGGAGCACACGGATCCCCGGATCGTGGCGCTGCACGACGCGCTGCACCCGCAGCCGCGGGAACATCCGTTCTACGTCGACCTGGCCGCGCAGCTGCCGGCGGTGTCGGTGGCGGACGTCGGGTGCGGCACCGGGCGTCTCGCGGCCGAGCTGGCCCGGCGTGGCCACCGGGTGACCGCGGTCGACCCGTCCGCGCCGATGCTCGACCTGGCCCGGCGGCGGCCGATCGGCGCGCTGGTGACCTGGCTGCGCGGCGACGCCCGTACCCTGCCGGAAAACGCGTTCGACCTGGTCGTCCTGGCCGGGGGTGTGGTCTCGGAGATCACCGACGACCGGGAGCTGATCGCCTCGTTCGCGGCGGTCCGGCGGGCGCTGCGGCCGGGTGGGCGGCTCGCGTTCGACGCCCGCCGGTACCGTGCCCGGGACTGGACCCGGTGGACGCGCGCCGCGTCGTACCGCCGGCTCGCGGACGGTGCGGCGGCGTGGCGGGAGGACGCGCGGGCGGACGGCGACCGGATCCGCTACCGGGCCGGGTACCGGCTCGCGGACGGCACCGAGCTCGCGTTCGACCGGGAGGTCCGGCTGCGCTCCGACGTCTGGTACCAGACCGTGCTGACCGAGGCCGGTTTCCGCGTCGACCCGGCCGACGACGACGCGGACGGGCTGCTCGTGCTGGCCGCGGCCGGCCCGCCGCGGCGCGCGTCCGGGCTGCGGTTCGAGCGGGCGGCGGACCGGCTGTGGGCGGTGGTCGACGACGACACCGGCCGCCCGGCCCGGGTGCCGATGCCGGACGACTCGCTGGAGATCATCGCTCGGCTGCGGCGAATGGGGGTGGCGCTGGACCAGGTCGTGGCCGCGGCCCGGGACGCCGGGCTGGACTGGGATCCGGCCGGTGAGGTCCGGGCCCGTTCGGAGGCCGGCATGGACGAGTGGCGACGCCGGGACCGCGAGGAACGGGAGCGACGGAAGCAGGCGTTCCGTGACAGAATGGCGCGGTGA
- a CDS encoding CsbD family protein: MSFTDKIRNKVDELKGETKEKAGDATDNPRLQAEGSAEATAARGRQAGEHVKDAARDVSDAIRGHR, encoded by the coding sequence ATGAGCTTCACCGACAAGATCCGGAACAAGGTCGACGAGCTGAAGGGCGAGACCAAGGAGAAGGCGGGCGACGCGACCGACAACCCGCGTCTGCAGGCCGAGGGTTCCGCCGAGGCGACCGCGGCCCGGGGCCGTCAGGCCGGCGAGCACGTCAAGGACGCCGCCCGCGACGTGAGCGACGCGATCCGCGGACACCGCTGA
- a CDS encoding flavin monoamine oxidase family protein, which produces MPITASAVTHWADNPWSRGSWSLIGRHGSPADRATLGTPIRDRIRLAGEATHPTRAGMTHGAHEQGIEAAAWAAGHGHRDVTVIGAGMAGLGAAQHLRARGITTRVLEARHRTGGRTTGTDVGGFTFDLGANWLQQYDDNVLARLAEKLALPVVPTAFGSGLDDLERQLRARLAAAPEHASVADVLAAWPAPPAALRRLVDSEIVMDTGADLGWLSARHGFEPGVGDGDRWIIGSYQRLVDHLADGLDIRLGTPVRTITDTADGVSVDGLRTDAVIVTVPIGALPDITFTPALPAAHRTALGHLGMGRVEKIILRATDRFWPHTGYFRIHGPTDGAISEWLDATDADGTPTLVGLLAGPWLDTLWTGTDHDITTRVLTDVLHAAA; this is translated from the coding sequence GTGCCGATCACCGCCAGCGCCGTCACCCACTGGGCCGACAACCCCTGGAGCCGCGGATCCTGGAGCCTCATCGGACGGCACGGCAGCCCCGCCGACCGCGCCACGCTCGGCACCCCGATCCGCGACCGCATCCGCCTCGCCGGCGAGGCCACCCACCCGACCCGCGCCGGCATGACCCACGGCGCCCACGAACAGGGCATCGAGGCCGCCGCCTGGGCCGCCGGCCACGGACACCGCGACGTCACCGTCATCGGCGCCGGCATGGCCGGCCTCGGCGCCGCACAGCACCTGCGCGCCCGCGGCATCACCACGCGTGTCCTTGAGGCCCGGCACCGCACCGGCGGCCGCACCACCGGCACCGACGTCGGCGGGTTCACCTTCGACCTCGGCGCGAACTGGCTCCAGCAGTACGACGACAACGTCCTCGCGCGCCTTGCCGAGAAGCTCGCGCTCCCGGTCGTACCCACGGCATTCGGGTCCGGTCTCGACGACCTGGAACGCCAACTGCGCGCCCGGCTCGCCGCCGCACCGGAACACGCGTCCGTCGCCGACGTCCTCGCCGCCTGGCCGGCACCACCGGCCGCACTCCGCCGGCTCGTCGACTCCGAGATCGTCATGGACACCGGCGCCGACCTCGGCTGGCTCAGCGCCCGCCACGGCTTCGAGCCCGGCGTCGGCGACGGCGACCGATGGATCATCGGCAGCTACCAGCGCCTCGTCGACCACCTCGCCGACGGCCTCGACATCCGCCTCGGCACACCCGTCCGCACCATCACCGACACCGCGGACGGCGTGTCCGTCGACGGACTCCGGACCGACGCCGTGATCGTCACCGTACCGATCGGCGCACTGCCGGACATCACGTTCACTCCCGCGCTCCCGGCCGCGCACCGCACCGCGCTCGGCCACCTCGGCATGGGACGCGTCGAAAAGATCATCCTCCGCGCCACCGACCGGTTCTGGCCGCACACCGGGTACTTCCGCATCCACGGACCCACGGACGGCGCGATCAGCGAATGGCTCGACGCCACCGACGCGGACGGCACCCCCACGCTCGTCGGGCTCCTCGCCGGCCCCTGGCTCGACACCCTCTGGACCGGCACCGACCACGACATCACCACCCGCGTGCTCACCGACGTGCTGCACGCCGCCGCATGA
- a CDS encoding pyridoxal-phosphate dependent enzyme, with protein sequence MNAADVRDAAARLAGVAHRTPVAVSRTLNARTGTEAFLKCENLQRVGAFKFRGAFNAISRRTPEELSRGIAAYSSGNHAQAVALAARELGARAVVLMPADTPTSKRDAVRDYGAEIHTYDRYTQDRVALGEALAAERGLTLIPPYDHPHVMAGQGTAALELIEDTGPLDTLLVPVGGGGLIAGCATIAKALLPDIRVIGVEPAVGDDTLRSLRAGERVRIPVPRTIADGMAADTPGTLTFEVNRRLVDDVVLVTDEEIRDAMRFAFDRMKLVLEPNGATGLAALLQGRAPAAHRVGVLLSGGNIDVTRFIDLLA encoded by the coding sequence GTGAACGCGGCCGATGTCCGCGACGCGGCGGCTCGTCTCGCCGGAGTCGCCCACCGTACCCCCGTGGCCGTCTCCCGGACCTTGAACGCGCGCACCGGGACGGAGGCGTTCCTGAAGTGCGAGAACCTGCAGCGTGTCGGCGCGTTCAAGTTCCGCGGCGCGTTCAACGCGATCTCCCGCCGCACGCCGGAGGAGCTCTCCCGCGGCATCGCGGCCTACTCGTCCGGCAACCACGCGCAGGCGGTGGCGCTGGCCGCGCGCGAGCTGGGCGCCCGTGCGGTGGTGCTGATGCCGGCGGACACGCCCACGTCCAAACGCGACGCGGTCCGCGACTACGGCGCCGAGATCCACACCTATGACCGCTACACGCAGGACCGCGTCGCACTCGGCGAGGCTCTGGCCGCGGAGCGCGGCCTGACGCTGATCCCGCCGTACGATCATCCGCACGTGATGGCCGGCCAGGGCACCGCCGCACTCGAACTGATCGAGGACACCGGCCCGCTCGACACGCTGCTGGTCCCGGTCGGCGGCGGCGGCCTGATCGCCGGCTGCGCCACGATCGCCAAGGCGCTGCTGCCGGACATTCGCGTGATCGGCGTCGAACCGGCCGTCGGCGACGACACGCTGCGCTCGCTGCGCGCGGGCGAACGCGTCCGCATCCCGGTGCCGCGCACGATCGCGGACGGCATGGCCGCCGACACGCCCGGCACGCTCACCTTCGAGGTCAACCGCCGCCTGGTCGACGACGTCGTTCTGGTCACCGACGAGGAGATCCGCGACGCGATGCGCTTCGCCTTCGACCGCATGAAACTCGTCCTCGAGCCGAACGGCGCCACCGGCCTCGCCGCCCTCCTCCAGGGCCGCGCCCCCGCCGCGCACCGCGTCGGCGTCCTGCTGTCCGGCGGCAACATCGACGTCACCCGCTTCATCGACCTGCTGGCCTGA
- a CDS encoding Lrp/AsnC family transcriptional regulator, with protein MEEIDGAIVTALTADGRLSYTDLAERVGLSVSAVHQRVRRLEQRGVIKGYTARVSYEAIDLQLTAFVAIRPFDPSQPDDAPERLAHLPEIESCYSVAGEDFYMLLVRVASPGELERLLQQIRTAANVTTRTTVVLSTPYEGRPPTVSASSTPE; from the coding sequence GTGGAGGAGATCGACGGGGCGATCGTGACGGCGCTGACCGCGGACGGGCGGCTGTCGTACACGGACCTCGCGGAACGCGTCGGCCTGTCGGTGTCGGCCGTGCACCAGCGGGTGCGTCGCCTGGAGCAGCGCGGCGTGATCAAGGGCTACACCGCGCGCGTCTCGTACGAGGCGATCGACCTGCAGCTCACCGCATTCGTGGCGATCCGGCCGTTCGACCCGTCGCAGCCGGACGACGCGCCGGAGCGGCTGGCCCACCTGCCGGAGATCGAGTCGTGCTACTCGGTGGCCGGCGAGGACTTCTACATGCTGCTGGTCCGGGTGGCCAGTCCCGGCGAGCTGGAACGGCTGCTGCAGCAGATCCGCACCGCCGCGAACGTGACCACCCGCACCACCGTGGTGCTCTCCACGCCGTACGAGGGACGCCCGCCGACGGTCAGCGCGAGTTCCACTCCAGAATGA
- a CDS encoding L-erythro-3,5-diaminohexanoate dehydrogenase has product MVDVPGAHRVLGPPGVLPQAAWRLDPDPALKDTAETRVRVERLNLDAASFRQLRDAHGDRVRDEVLRIVAERGKMHNPVTGSGGMLIGVVEESGPDATVGVRPGDRIATLVSLTLTPLTITDGLARWDGRAEQVPCDGFAILHGRTVAAVLPGDLDAALALAVFDVCGAPALTARVVAGYHRPVVAVIGGSGKSGSLSLAAARRAGASRTVGVCPDGTEAARLRESGLADEIVVADARAPIGGVRADVTVVCVDVPGCEHAAILATRDGGTVVFFSMATSFTAAALGAEGLAADVTLLIGNGYVPGHARMALDLIRATPGLRQLFTRRLRAD; this is encoded by the coding sequence GTGGTCGACGTTCCGGGCGCGCACCGCGTCCTCGGCCCGCCGGGTGTGCTGCCCCAGGCGGCGTGGCGGCTGGATCCCGATCCGGCGTTGAAGGACACCGCCGAGACACGGGTACGGGTGGAACGGCTGAACCTCGACGCGGCGAGTTTCCGGCAGCTGCGGGACGCGCACGGTGACCGGGTGCGCGACGAGGTTCTGCGGATCGTGGCCGAGCGCGGCAAGATGCACAACCCGGTGACCGGTTCCGGCGGCATGCTGATCGGCGTGGTCGAGGAGTCCGGTCCGGACGCGACCGTGGGCGTGCGGCCGGGGGACCGGATCGCGACGCTGGTCAGCCTGACGCTGACGCCGTTGACGATCACGGACGGGCTGGCCCGGTGGGACGGCCGGGCGGAGCAGGTGCCGTGCGACGGGTTCGCGATCCTGCACGGGCGTACCGTCGCCGCGGTCCTGCCGGGCGATCTGGATGCGGCGCTGGCGCTGGCCGTGTTCGACGTGTGCGGCGCGCCGGCGCTGACCGCGCGCGTGGTGGCCGGCTACCACCGGCCGGTGGTCGCGGTGATCGGCGGGTCCGGGAAGTCCGGTTCGCTGTCGCTGGCCGCGGCCCGGCGGGCCGGCGCGAGCCGCACCGTCGGCGTCTGTCCGGACGGGACCGAGGCGGCGCGGCTGCGCGAGTCCGGCCTGGCCGACGAGATCGTGGTCGCGGACGCGCGCGCGCCGATCGGCGGGGTCCGCGCGGACGTGACGGTCGTGTGCGTGGACGTGCCCGGCTGCGAGCACGCCGCGATCCTGGCCACCCGGGACGGTGGCACGGTGGTGTTCTTCTCGATGGCGACCAGTTTCACCGCGGCCGCGCTCGGCGCGGAGGGCCTGGCCGCGGACGTGACGCTCCTGATCGGCAACGGTTATGTGCCCGGCCACGCCCGGATGGCACTGGACCTGATCCGCGCCACGCCGGGCCTGCGGCAGTTGTTCACCCGGCGACTGCGGGCAGACTGA